The following nucleotide sequence is from Mesorhizobium sp. J8.
GACGACGACTTCCTGGGACGCCTTGAAGCCAAGGCGCCTGTCGTCCGATTTGCCCGAACCAGGCATTTTCCTCCTCCCAGGCAGCCTAGTGGTCGGCGCCTTCCTCGGGTGACCAGCCGCTCCGGAATCCTCCCAAGAAACCCAGCCGTTCGCCTGGTTCGGACAATTACGGCTGGAGCGTCAGCGGACAATTTCGTTTTTCTGATACGCTGTGCAGTTTGCCTCCGAGACCGAGGATAAGGCAGGTCGCGGTTAGGGGGTGGCCCCCGGGACCCAAGCGCGCCGCGTGAAGTCCAATATGGACCATTTATTCACGATCCCGGGCGAACTTGTCGTTTAAGCCTTTTGGCACCGCTCGGAGGCGCGGTGTTGGGAGGTTTCACGAGCCATGAAAGCCGTTCTGACGGTCACGAATCTGCGCAAGTCGTTCGGCGGGGTCCATGCGCTGAAGGGCATCGACTTCGATCTTCATGCCGGTGAGATCCATGCGCTTTGCGGCGAGAACGGCGCCGGCAAAAGCACGCTGGTCCGTATCATCGCCGGCCTCATGCCTGCGGACGAAGGCGAAGTCCGCGTCGATGGACAGCTTCTGCGGCCCGGCGAGCTCACCAATCCGAAACTTGTTTCCGTCGTCTATCAGGAACTATCGATCATTCCGCATCTGTCCGTGCTGGACAATGTGCTTCTTGGCGACCCCGACATCTCCCAGCTTTATATCCGCGGGCGCTACAAGGCGCGTGCACGCGAGACTCTGGACCAGCTTGGCCTGTCCGATGTGCCGCTCAACGTCGAGGCCGGCAGGTTGTCGATCGCCGAGCAGCAGCTTCTCGAAATCTGCCGGGCCGTGATGCGCGGCGCGCGCGTGCTGATCCTCGACGAACCGACCGCGAGCCTTTCCGACGCCGAGATCCAGCGGGTTTTCGCGACGGTGCGCTGGCTGCGCGCCAAGGGAACCGCCGTGGTCTATATCAGCCATCGCCTGCCGGAGATTTTCGCGCTCACCGATCGCACGACCGTGTTCCGCAACGGACAGCGCATCCTGACCAAACCGACCGCGCAATGGACCAATGACGAGCTCGTCGCCGAGATGATCGGCCGCGAGGTGACCTCGGCGCATGCCACGCGCGACCGGGCGGGGCCTGGGGCTGCGACGGTGATCGAGCTTGCGGGGCTCGGCGTCGCGGGGAAATACCGTCCCGTCGATCTCGCCTTCCGCGCCGGCGAGATAGTCGGCATCATCGGCCAGCTCGGCTCCGGCGCCAATGCACTGGTCGAAACGCTGGCTGGCCTGGAGCGGCATTATGCCGGCACGATCAGGGTCGGCGGTTCTGTGGTCGAAGTCACCTCGATCGCCGCTGCGAGCCGCGCTGGGATCGCCTATGTCTCGGAAGACCGGGGCGGCAAGAGCCTCTTCCTCGGAGCCCCCATCGAGGTCAACCTCACCGCCGCGATCCTCGACCGCCTCAACCGCTTCGGCGTGCTGACGCTAGCCGATGCGCGCAAGCAGGCGAGCGACCTTGCCCGCCGGTTCCAAATCGACGTCCGCCGGTTGCCGGCCGCCGCATCGACGCTCTCCGGCGGCAACCAGCAGAAGGTGGCGATCGCCAAGTCCGTCGCGCTCTCACCCAGGATCCTGGTGCTCAACGAGCCGACCCGCGGCGTCGATGTCGGCGCGCGCACCGAGATCTACCGCGAAATCCAGGCGCTTGCCCGCGAGGGTCTGGTCGTCCTCTTCTTCTCGACCGAT
It contains:
- a CDS encoding sugar ABC transporter ATP-binding protein, whose translation is MKAVLTVTNLRKSFGGVHALKGIDFDLHAGEIHALCGENGAGKSTLVRIIAGLMPADEGEVRVDGQLLRPGELTNPKLVSVVYQELSIIPHLSVLDNVLLGDPDISQLYIRGRYKARARETLDQLGLSDVPLNVEAGRLSIAEQQLLEICRAVMRGARVLILDEPTASLSDAEIQRVFATVRWLRAKGTAVVYISHRLPEIFALTDRTTVFRNGQRILTKPTAQWTNDELVAEMIGREVTSAHATRDRAGPGAATVIELAGLGVAGKYRPVDLAFRAGEIVGIIGQLGSGANALVETLAGLERHYAGTIRVGGSVVEVTSIAAASRAGIAYVSEDRGGKSLFLGAPIEVNLTAAILDRLNRFGVLTLADARKQASDLARRFQIDVRRLPAAASTLSGGNQQKVAIAKSVALSPRILVLNEPTRGVDVGARTEIYREIQALAREGLVVLFFSTDLEEIRELSQRVITVFRGEIVRDLPVEETTMDSILGDVVRGRAMGRAA